In Gadus morhua chromosome 2, gadMor3.0, whole genome shotgun sequence, a single window of DNA contains:
- the LOC115533132 gene encoding uncharacterized protein LOC115533132 produces MAQVWKVVEFKDRSTTIVPSSWLEEAGESWNCFWPPSSYDHNRLQKAVAHHLPPGAAWDVHGDVRVLVSCATYVKAKDYLKKSLLCLTSDIQSEAEDPIRRKKRPNSRYLQEPAGRVQTTTGPPQHFFEGVDTDDEAPPPPRKTARQSVDVGPDINSEWLFGPSTTQRAQSNGSQRLELLHLDTVQPSHQLLHDMGISKVVELLSKVLEENKLMKAEITNLGSEVRALRREMVRPVAPEAAASSIKLPLRTMEEFQLAEAVMRETPCEKQKMILTFSLIGGHTAEEAVRRMLQSGLTNNLACRFNWAGKGFKEAFKSTVLSDVLFGMFVKTQSHHTSIRHRYH; encoded by the exons atgGCACAGGTGTGGAAGGTCGTCGAATTCAAAGATAGGAGCACTACCATAGTGCCAAGCAGCTGgttggaggaggcaggggagtcatggaattgtttctggccTCCTAGTTCTTACGATCATAACCGCCTCCAGAAGGCAGTCGCGCACCACCTTCCTCCAGGTGCAGCGTGGGACGTGCACGGTGACGTGAGGGTCTTGGTTAGCTGTG CAACATATGTTAAGGCAAAGGACTACCTGAAAAAGTCCTTACTGTGTTTAACATCAGACATACAGTCAGAGGCTGAAGACCCTATCAGAAggaaaaaaag GCCAAACTCACGCTACCTGCAGGAGCCAGCTGGAAGAGTCCAGACCACTACGGGCCCGCCGCAACACTTTTTTGAAG GTGTGGACACTGATGACgaggcaccaccccccccaaggAAAACAGCACGACAATCTGTAGATGTAGGGCCAG acatCAATAGTGAGTGGCTATTTGGGCCATCGACCACCCAAAGAG CTCAATCAAATGGCAGCCAGAGACTTGAGCTACTACATCTAG ATACAGTCCAACCAAGCCACCAGCTATTGCATG ATATGGGAATATCTAAAGTTGTGGAGCTGCTTTCCAAAGTGCtggaagaaaataaattgaTGAAAGCGGAAATTACCAACCTGGGGAGTGAAGTGAGGGCGCTtaggagagagatggtgaggccGGTAGCACCAGAAGCTGCCGCTTCGTCCATCAAGCTGCCTCTGAGGACAATGGAGGAGTTTCAATTAGCAGAGGCTGTTATGAGAGAAACCCCCTGCGAAAAACAAAAGATG ATCTTAACATTCAGTCTAATTGGAGGGCACACTGCAGAAGAGGCCGTAAGAAGGATGTTGCAGAGTGGCCTAACAAATAACCTGGCGTGTCGCTTCAACTGGGCAGGGAAAGGCTTCAAGGAAGCCTTTAAAAGCACTGTCCTTAGTGATGTACTGTTCGGTATGTTTGTCAAAACTCAGTCACACCACACAAGCATTAGACACAGATACCACTGA